The DNA region GAGAGCGGGCCGTTTATCGTCAGGTGCCGGATGCGGATTCCGGATCATGCAATTGATTCGTTTGGAATGAGGCTCGACATCTGGTTTGCTTGTTTGTAGGACTAACGAAGAGGGAAATGCCGGCAGGAGAGTGAAATGATTTCGACTCCATGATCGTGTGTGCCTTTGTTAACGATTCTGCCTTGGATCCCATTCCAAGGATGAAGAAAATCCGGGAGCAGCAGCGATTGTGAAAAAAATTCACGCACTTGCCCCGCATCCCTGCTCGATCGTTGGCCTTATGTAATATGGAAACAAAATATTTTAAGCAAGATTTTGGATCATAGGAGGATATAAATAATGATGGAACATTTGCGTAAGAACGATCCTGCTGTACTTGAGGCGATGGAGCTGGAGCTGAAGCGCCAGCGCAGCAATATCGAGCTGATTGCATCGGAGAACATTGTCAGCGAAGCGGTCATGGAAGCGATGGGCACCGTCCTCACCAATAAATATGCGGAAGGCTACCCTGGCAAACGCTACTACGGCGGATGCGAGCGTGTGGACATCGTCGAGGATATCGCACGCGACCGGGCGAAGGAATTGTTTGGCGCCGATCATGCCAACGTGCAGCCGCACTCCGGCGCGCAGGCGAATATGGCGGTGTATCTCGCAGCGCTCAAGCCCGGCGATACCGTTCTTGGCATGAACCTTGCCCATGGCGGTCACCTGACGCACGGAAGCCCGGTCAATGCCTCCGGCCTGCTGTACAATTTCGTCGCTTATGGCGTTCAAGAAGACACGTTCCTCATTGATTATGATGAAGTCCGCAAAGCGGCGTTCAAGCATCGCCCTCGTCTGATCGTTGCCGGTGCCAGCGCCTATCCGCGCATCATTGATTTCGAGAAGCTGGCCGCGATCGCGAACGATGTCGGCGCGCTGTTTATGGTCGACATGGCTCATATCGCAGGACTTGTTGCGGCTGGTCTTCACCCGAATCCGGTTCCGTACGCGCATTTCGTTACCACAACGACGCATAAGACGCTCCGCGGACCGCGCGGCGGCATGAT from Paenibacillus ihbetae includes:
- the glyA gene encoding serine hydroxymethyltransferase — encoded protein: MMEHLRKNDPAVLEAMELELKRQRSNIELIASENIVSEAVMEAMGTVLTNKYAEGYPGKRYYGGCERVDIVEDIARDRAKELFGADHANVQPHSGAQANMAVYLAALKPGDTVLGMNLAHGGHLTHGSPVNASGLLYNFVAYGVQEDTFLIDYDEVRKAAFKHRPRLIVAGASAYPRIIDFEKLAAIANDVGALFMVDMAHIAGLVAAGLHPNPVPYAHFVTTTTHKTLRGPRGGMILCKKAWAQAIDKAVFPGSQGGPLMHVIASKAVALGEALDPSFKTYAQNVVNNAKVLADTLIEEGLNIVSGGTDNHLMLVDTRNLDITGKDAEKVLDSIGITVNKNAIPFDPTSPFVTSGIRIGTPAVTSRGMDEKAMVTIAKIIAMTLKAPKDEATLEKAGRMVAELTEQYPLYPDLKY